The Coffea arabica cultivar ET-39 chromosome 6e, Coffea Arabica ET-39 HiFi, whole genome shotgun sequence genome contains the following window.
gagtgcttccaaatacctggttgaactggacacttattttcaatacttgatcaatgtaaataaatgatatgtgatttgtttgatcgggcaagagtgtactttatcgcacttgtcctaatatggtatatacttgtttattgttgcaattaacttgatatacttgtacttgagttgtaagtgcggagcggcagtatgtaccacactcaatccgagtgagaggtgcctctcattcccgtctccgtacttttattttgattcagtcgattggagatgttatctcatcgacatcttggggacccaaaccccactggctagttaatcgagtcgagctggcaagggcttggtcgattagataacgaaccatgggtagttagtgatgtcaagtggagtgttatcttctcggcGTTAACATTCATATGCAGGGAAAGAGATTGTGAAAAAACAAGATCAAGATTTATTTTATACAATCCATCAATTAAAAAATCACTACCAACAAAACTACTATTTTTAGACATAGAAAAAATTTCATCCCGAAATTAAAATTTATAGCCATCTAAACTAAGACAAGATAAAGAAATCAAATTTCTAGAAAAACTAGGAACATAACAAGTGTTTGGAAGATCTAATAAAATGCTACAATGTAGAGCAAGTCTACAGGTTCCAATAGCTTCAACTTTTGCTCCCATCTTGTTCCCCGTTAGTATTGTCTTTTTCCTTGTCATTGGTTGGTGGGTTGTAAGGTACCCCTGCATATTATTAAAAATATGAATAGTTGCACCATAGTCAAGCCACCAAGTATTAGAAGGAACATCAACTAAATTggtttcaaaacaaacaaatgaaaggaAATTACCTTTCTTTTGAAACCATGCCTCGCGTTTTATGCAATCTTTCTGCATATGTCCCTTCTTCTTGCAAAAATGGCATTGCCCACCAAAGCCTTTATGGTTGGATGCCTCTTTAATTGGTGCCTTAGGATTCTTCCTTTTGTTCCTTTTAGATCTATTTGCATTATGACCTTGTGATACCACATGCACAGTCTGAGTCTGCAATCCTTCCCTTTTCAACCTCTCTTCCTCTTCGTGACACATAGAGATAAGTTAAACATTCCACTTATCCTTTTGCATATTATAATTGATCTTGAAAGGACCAAATTGTGGAGAAAGAGAGTTGAGCATGAATTGCACCGAAAAGGACTCATAAATAGTCATATCCATACCCTTAAGTTGTTCAACACTATTATTCAATTCCATGATATGTTCACGAACACTACTCACCCCATTATATTTCTTAGTTGTCAAAGTAGCCATAAGAGTACCTACCAAAGCTTTATCCAATGTCTGAAATTGCTGCTTAGCTAATGCTAAAAACACACGAGCCCTATCGAAATTAGGAATTGACTTCTTTATATGCTTTGCAATTTTGCTCTTAACAATCATTAAGCTTAGTTGGTTGGAACACTTCCAATTATCATACAGGATCCTTTCATGTTTGGTGCTTTCAAAAGTAGGCTGCACAGGCTCAATATGGAGGCATAGGTCCAAGTCTAGGCAACCCAAGGTGATAAGCACTTGATCATGCCAATCAAAAAAATTGGACCCATTCAACTCTGGAATGTTTGTTGCAATTCCTGAAACTGAAGCTAGAGTAATAGCTGtaaatacaagtcaagcaatgaaataaatatatagaGTAATCAAATGCATCATCGTATTTTACCTTTGGACTAGAAAAACGACATGCTAGCGATTTACTCAGTAATTGATAACAATTATTCACTTACAACTTTAATAGAGATATCATATCCCTTTGGGAAATGTAATAACTCACGATTATAGAAATTCAAATACCTTTGGACAAATTTTAATAACTATAATCATCATACAAAATAGATATAAATAACCTTTGCATAAGTTATATATCAATTAGGTCACTTTGGTGACAACTAATTgataattttcctaaaatatctATGGAGGTTATTTCATCTTTTCAACTCACTATTGAGTACATGCTAACTCAATATTCAATAATTCGAATATTACAAATCATGTTTgaatattcaaattcaaaatagaTATGCCAATAAAATTTATGTTATTTAAGAATCAGTAAAAATAACAAGGACATATTCGAATTATAACATTATAGCAGTATAAAACAAATATTCTGAAATTCACAAACATTAACCTTTGATTCTATATCAAATAGTCTAAGACCATGTGAATTTGTTATGTTAAAATTGAAATCATAACTTGATGCCGCATAAGAAACTTCGACTCAAAACATTAAGGGACTACCAAACATAGTGCTTGCATGAACCATCAGGGAGTTTCAAAATAGCGTAACTAGAACTTACGGCAAATATACATCAATGCTAGGTTAACTTACACCATACATGTAACCACAAAGTCATTTATTGATTTAAACAATTAAATGCCCAATTAAGTGGTCAGTCATGTTGAAGCATTGCTGGCCTTACGAGAGACGCCCACAAACAGGCTTTTTAATCATTGAATCATAACAATTATATGCCTCAGACCATTAAACTAACTCGTATGAAATCCATAGGTAAAGATCGGGAATGACCATCATGGGtttcaaaaacaactaaatgattaaaaaatatatatatcattaTACGGTATCAAGAGACTCAAAACAATTTCCCAATGCCCGATGCTTGTCCACAAGTGAATCAAAGATGCAAACTTGTTCATAGTATTTGATTAGTATCAATTAAATGATACTAGACCAGCCCATTAAAATTGGTTTGAAATTAGGATATGCTAGAACTTCAAGTATGGTGCGAAAGTTATGCGCAATTCAGAATCACCCAAAAAAAAGCTACTCCAATTATACACATAGAGCCAAATTCAAGCAGTCCCATCTTgggaaaaagaaatgaaaacagGTCCTAAATTCTAGACCCAGTCATTATGATAGAATAAACAAGCAAACAGGTTCACATTCAATTGTATATCAAATTTTATGCATAcccaataaaattactaacataATAGATTTTTAAATCATAAACATCAACtcgaaactctgataccagatgTTAGAATTTCAAGAGTAAGATTGTTGGTATGatttgtaaattaaaatttagaaataaattCTAAATTGACATACCTTGAGACATTGAAGATATTTTGGAGAAGAATTCTACAACTATTTATCACCATGCCTTTCAATCACCAAGATTGTAAACTATAAATCTTATACTATCCAGTTTTTTCTCACCTAACTTTCTGTTATGCTATTTTAGTGATGGGTAAAAATAACGTATGTCAGAATGGTGAGAGGGACCAAGAGCTCTAGAGTATTTTATAGAGTCACAATCCCTCCCATTATGAAATAATGATAGACTCTAATATTTTTCAGATATATTGTACTTTATTTGTTAAATATAATGATAAGATATAAATTAATAATCACTGTAATTATTCGATAAACTACCACATATAATACGTGTACATACAACGAATATGGGATTTCTTACTACTTCTAATTTGTCTATGTTTACGATTCTATAACTATCAACATAATTCTATTTATGCAGTTATTTATCCCATAAACTAGTGAGATAATTAATGAATATTGGAACAATATCATGTGGTCACGTAGGCCACACTAATATTCCAACACCACCACCAAGGAAATCAAAACTCCTTGCCGAAGCTACTCCAAAATCGACGGTATCTACATTATTGAAgttgagtttttttattttgtggtcTGGGTTTTGTGGATGTGAAGTTCTTTTACAAATCTATCGTTATACTCTGTGACTTGTTCAGGTAGGTGCAGTGCTTTCTGATGAACCCcaccttaaatttttttttgtttacagATTGCTGTTGATTGTTTCATACAGTCAAATAATCTGTTGATTCTTatgctttttctatttttggccATGAAATTTGGAGCCATGGAGTAGGCGGTGATGATaaacaaagggaaagggaaagaaaaaatgagagaGCTGGGGAGAAGAAGACGGCTTGTGATGGTGATGTGACGAGATTCTCCGAGCCGTCAACTCTGACAAGCAAAAGTTGGAAACATGCGGTTTGCTTAGAAAggccaaaaataagaaaaaaaatataaaattaaaacaaaagcaCGTGACAAGAACATGAGTGACCGATCACCCTCTCACGTTGCATTCTACTACTCTAGAATCTTTTAATAGCACTGGGCGGTGCTGAGTTTCCCAAAATTATGCTGCTTTCTGCTTAAGTTTGCAAAATGGTGAGCTTGTAAACTAGTTTGATGTTGGAATTAAAAATCTGAACCATAAGGGACATGATCCTATGG
Protein-coding sequences here:
- the LOC140009897 gene encoding uncharacterized protein: MSQAITLASVSGIATNIPELNGSNFFDWHDQVLITLGCLDLDLCLHIEPVQPTFESTKHERILYDNWKCSNQLSLMIVKSKIAKHIKKSIPNFDRARVFLALAKQQFQTLDKALVGTLMATLTTKKYNGVSSVREHIMELNNSVEQLKGMDMTIYESFSVQFMLNSLSPQFGPFKINYNMQKDKWNV